The Methanolobus sp. WCC4 genome includes the window ATATTAAGCTATTAATAATTAGTGCGATATTGATGCATTTAGATCATGCCAGCTTGTCCTTATATTTCAGGACCACACAGGCATCATCGCATTTTCCGCAACCTATACAGCTGTCGCTGACATGCACATAGCCATCCCTTACATCAATTGCATTGACAGGACAGGCCTTGATACATATACCACAACCAGTACACCGATGTGCCTTCAACAACTGCCGGGAGACATCATTGAACAGCTGATCAGCAGACTCTTTGCCTTCAGAATTCACAACAAGACTGCCTGATGAGAATATCTTGACCGTGGATGTATCCGACCTCACCATCAGAAGACCAAGTTCCTCTGAGAGGACCATCTTTCCGATGATGTTCATCACACCCATGGTCCTCTTCATTGAGAATCCGTGTATCGAGGCCTCGATGCTGTAACCTCCTGCCTTGCAGGGAGATATACCTGATGTGATATTGATACTGAACGATGAAGTACCGGCCTTTGCAGAAGTACGGATCCCTATTTCCTCACTTAGCTTCAGCATCTTTGGAGGAAGCTCTTTCCACCTCCACAGACCATGTCTGATGAACTCCTCTGAAAGACCGTTCTCTTCTGCCCATTGTAAAAGGAACGATTCCCATCTTTCGTACAGTTCAGGATGCAGGACCCTGAGCCTCTGGTATTCCGCTGAAAGGGCAGCAGGACACAGATAGCAACCAACCCTTTCAAATCCCATATCATAGAGAGGATTGTACTCCAGTTCTCTCCAGTAGATATACAGCCAGACCTCTATTGCTTTCCAGTCCTTGATAGGGAATATATTGAGCTGCCCCGGAACGAATGGGTTCTTCTCACTTGTGGATATGTTCGCCCTTGAGAATGATTCATATCGCCTTTTGCCGTCAACTGTTATGCACGTAGGAGCTTTTTCAAGACACTCCTCTATTGCAGTATTTGCAGGTGCAAGCTTGCATATCTTGCAGCACCAGCGGAAATCCTTCGCCGGGGGACCGAATGTGTCCACATTGTCCCAGAAATCCGAGACCGCCTTTTTCTCGATAAGTTCAACGCCATTATCCCTGCAGTATTTACGGGCAAATTCCACTGTTTCCGGGAATTCGATACCTGTATTGAGGAAGAATGCCCTGACCTCCCTGTTCTTAAGAGCACTGAGGGTAAGGTCAAGCACCACAAGACTGTCCTTCCCGCCACTGAACGATACGTTTACAGGGAGCTTTTTGTACTCCTTCTGGTTAGCTATCCCTTTTATCGTGTTGATAGCATTCTTCCCCATGGTACGTATGTATGGCAGATTGGCAGCTATCACATCATCCATAGCAGGAACCTTCCGGTTAAGTGAAGCATGCCGGGAATCGGTCCTTCTGACCCTCAGCACCGGACCTTCCACAGAGGATGCATCCTTCGCATCGCAATAAGATATCCCGAAGCCTGTGAGATTACCGGACCTTACAAGGATCACATCCCCTTCCAGAATATCGGAGGAAATAGACTCCACAAGGTCGTAGTTCACCTTTTTACCATTGAGATGCCTGGAATTCCTTTTCAGAATAAGGGTTTTATGAACGGTGTGTCCAAGAAGGATATTTGCACCATCTACAGAAGGTTCAAAAACATAGTCCATATTTTGAATATCAAAACGAAGGGTTCCAAAGAGAAGACCATCAACTATCACCTCATCGGTCTTATCATCACCCGGGATCTTGTTAAGGAGAACTATCCTTTCACCTAACGGGTCGCAGCCAAATGTGCCTGTCAGAAGGTCATAGAGGACACTTCTCTCGTAAGGCGAACAGAACCTTACATCAGCCGGTTGCGACAGGTCGATCCTTTTGCCCTCCCTGCCGCAGGTATTGCAGTCTTTTTCAAGAAGAGGTACATTACATTCCTCACACCAGAAGATATAGTCCTTCTCGTTGCTGGCATACCGTTGAACAGACTTTTTTGGAGCGTGACCTTTCCCGGCCATCCTGCTCATAGGTTTCTTTTGACCTGATGATGGCCTGTTAACACTTTTAAGATGTGACGCACCAGACCGAGGAGATCTTTGTTGTCGAGATGAAGAAGAACTGCCTTTTTTCATTGAGACCATTTAGAGCATACCAGCTTAAAAACGTGTTCTATCAACAAACTAAGAAAAAAGAAAAAGAAAGGATACCCGGACAGAGCCGGACATGTTCACTTAGAAAGATATTCATTTATTGCCTGTGCGGCGACCTTTCCGGCACCCATGGCACTGATAACTGTTGCGGCACCT containing:
- a CDS encoding phosphoadenosine phosphosulfate reductase family protein gives rise to the protein MSRMAGKGHAPKKSVQRYASNEKDYIFWCEECNVPLLEKDCNTCGREGKRIDLSQPADVRFCSPYERSVLYDLLTGTFGCDPLGERIVLLNKIPGDDKTDEVIVDGLLFGTLRFDIQNMDYVFEPSVDGANILLGHTVHKTLILKRNSRHLNGKKVNYDLVESISSDILEGDVILVRSGNLTGFGISYCDAKDASSVEGPVLRVRRTDSRHASLNRKVPAMDDVIAANLPYIRTMGKNAINTIKGIANQKEYKKLPVNVSFSGGKDSLVVLDLTLSALKNREVRAFFLNTGIEFPETVEFARKYCRDNGVELIEKKAVSDFWDNVDTFGPPAKDFRWCCKICKLAPANTAIEECLEKAPTCITVDGKRRYESFSRANISTSEKNPFVPGQLNIFPIKDWKAIEVWLYIYWRELEYNPLYDMGFERVGCYLCPAALSAEYQRLRVLHPELYERWESFLLQWAEENGLSEEFIRHGLWRWKELPPKMLKLSEEIGIRTSAKAGTSSFSINITSGISPCKAGGYSIEASIHGFSMKRTMGVMNIIGKMVLSEELGLLMVRSDTSTVKIFSSGSLVVNSEGKESADQLFNDVSRQLLKAHRCTGCGICIKACPVNAIDVRDGYVHVSDSCIGCGKCDDACVVLKYKDKLA